The following coding sequences are from one Verrucomicrobiota bacterium window:
- a CDS encoding DEAD/DEAH box helicase — MPEIKTFEGLQNLFLPDEWQVEAVNALKSGFDVVLSAPTGAGKTYCFEKFFQSKSSQNACVYTVPTRALANDKFAEWRAKGWRVGIITGDLSFNENAPLIVATLEAVQEITLRRHDIRLFVVDEYQWLSDPLRGSHYEGVLMSLPSEVQLLLLSGSVSNPGQIGQWLNKIGRKAIVVEHHKRPVPIEEVWLDEPARKLPKAIEGFWVRRITAALRENLGPILVFAPHRAEAEKLARHLCAALPPCPYKIEIDADQEQLLTPDLRKLLTAGVAYHHSGLNYAQRARVIEPLAKQGKLRVVIATLGLSAGINFSLRSVLITSRFYKAGGIEKDIEPSEILQMSGRAGRRGLDEIGYYLATQNSPSLYEARAVKCKRAAALPWSHLLRQAQIGESIEAHVTPFSKKLFTETPIPLGNEHTSKLDWRNLPCRLPTDTARARLIRRKYRRFKACKTCEMRANCSALSAAPTLLWQWQRTGLLDKALCLTLRGQIASFFLGAEGLALAAAVECPDYSPEEIVMDAVELFGGERFSGLESRWAGRLAVVCQNVYGQFTIDGYLIHGVPPQYGFGARDTIEKILDEGQRRARLTTEIAGVGDIDRLMTEWRSLLRQIIHSPPTQIARWEELRHASAHKLQSIPDHTPQWLI, encoded by the coding sequence ATGCCTGAAATCAAAACATTTGAAGGTTTACAGAATCTTTTCCTCCCCGACGAGTGGCAGGTGGAGGCGGTGAACGCCCTGAAAAGCGGGTTCGATGTTGTCCTGAGTGCCCCCACCGGAGCTGGAAAAACTTATTGTTTCGAAAAATTTTTCCAGTCCAAATCCTCACAAAATGCCTGTGTTTACACGGTTCCTACACGTGCCTTGGCCAATGACAAATTCGCTGAATGGCGCGCCAAAGGCTGGCGGGTAGGCATTATTACAGGCGATCTTTCTTTTAACGAGAATGCCCCGCTCATCGTGGCGACCCTGGAGGCGGTTCAAGAAATCACCCTGCGCCGCCATGATATCCGGCTATTTGTCGTGGATGAATACCAGTGGCTCAGCGATCCCCTGCGCGGCAGTCACTATGAGGGTGTACTCATGAGCCTACCCAGCGAAGTCCAGCTCCTGCTGCTGAGCGGATCAGTCAGTAATCCCGGGCAAATCGGCCAATGGCTGAATAAAATCGGGCGTAAAGCTATTGTCGTCGAGCACCACAAACGCCCCGTGCCTATTGAAGAAGTCTGGCTGGACGAACCCGCGCGCAAATTACCCAAGGCAATCGAAGGCTTCTGGGTGCGTCGTATCACGGCCGCCCTGCGCGAGAACCTCGGCCCGATCCTGGTATTTGCTCCCCACCGTGCGGAAGCTGAAAAACTCGCCCGCCACCTCTGTGCCGCACTTCCCCCGTGCCCCTATAAAATCGAAATCGATGCTGACCAAGAGCAGCTCCTCACCCCTGACCTGCGCAAATTGCTCACGGCGGGCGTGGCTTACCACCACAGCGGGCTCAACTATGCGCAACGCGCGCGGGTGATCGAACCCCTCGCCAAACAAGGCAAATTGCGCGTGGTCATCGCCACACTGGGGTTGAGCGCGGGGATTAATTTCTCCCTACGATCCGTTCTGATCACCTCACGCTTTTATAAAGCTGGCGGCATCGAAAAAGACATTGAACCCTCTGAAATCCTGCAAATGTCCGGACGGGCCGGTCGGCGTGGACTCGATGAAATCGGTTATTATCTGGCCACCCAAAATTCCCCCAGCCTTTACGAGGCACGGGCGGTCAAATGCAAACGCGCCGCCGCCCTGCCTTGGAGCCATTTGCTCCGACAGGCACAAATCGGTGAATCCATCGAAGCCCACGTCACCCCGTTCTCAAAAAAACTCTTTACCGAAACCCCGATTCCCTTGGGCAATGAGCATACGTCCAAACTGGATTGGCGCAATTTGCCCTGCCGGCTGCCCACCGATACAGCGCGGGCTCGGTTGATTCGGCGCAAATACCGCCGTTTCAAGGCCTGTAAAACCTGTGAAATGCGCGCAAATTGCTCAGCCCTGAGTGCCGCCCCTACCCTGCTCTGGCAATGGCAACGCACGGGATTACTGGATAAGGCACTCTGCCTGACCCTCCGTGGGCAAATTGCTTCGTTTTTCTTGGGGGCTGAAGGTTTGGCCCTAGCTGCGGCAGTGGAATGCCCGGATTATAGTCCCGAGGAGATTGTCATGGATGCCGTGGAGCTTTTCGGGGGGGAACGCTTCAGCGGGCTAGAATCGCGTTGGGCCGGGAGGCTGGCAGTGGTGTGCCAAAATGTTTACGGGCAATTCACGATCGACGGGTACCTCATTCATGGTGTACCTCCTCAATATGGGTTCGGCGCACGGGATACGATCGAGAAAATCCTCGATGAAGGCCAGCGGCGGGCACGGCTCACCACAGAAATCGCCGGAGTTGGCGATATTGACCGGCTAATGACCGAGTGGCGCAGTTTGCTCCGACAAATTATTCATTCACCTCCCACACAAATTGCCCGATGGGAAGAACTCCGCCATGCCTCAGCGCATAAACTACAGAGCATTCCTGATCATACCCCTCAATGGCTTATATAA
- a CDS encoding PEP-CTERM sorting domain-containing protein (PEP-CTERM proteins occur, often in large numbers, in the proteomes of bacteria that also encode an exosortase, a predicted intramembrane cysteine proteinase. The presence of a PEP-CTERM domain at a protein's C-terminus predicts cleavage within the sorting domain, followed by covalent anchoring to some some component of the (usually Gram-negative) cell surface. Many PEP-CTERM proteins exhibit an unusual sequence composition that includes large numbers of potential glycosylation sites. Expression of one such protein has been shown restore the ability of a bacterium to form floc, a type of biofilm.), translating to MNKLRTVMARLFVFIFSSLIYFSFAPSAHTQPTNLNMYFVNDSGYEDHQISFSWLRMGPFATQPSPTNQIYYGANNSQVVNWGNGGSNILSDMINYTNLYSTVNNQQYAAFSVVQATSANLYVTYGGVFNNLATSPSDGTAGINLFPYAPIEIDYQTNNPYSGGDLTAINVFSIGLQMQNYALGVTNFAGTNALQTVGFNKTAQYIFTNQIAPLTGYTPGQTNNSSVFTDANSNVVRVIPVNSIAGNSLGSWQSFSNYLTAINASNNNSVLVGTNGFFLSAANTGTNYNYYLAYNMTGTVSTLNDMIVSGSYTVLTNISDSFGATIQTVATNFTGLALTNFGAGSPNKNYFSPIPNGQITNDAQILANGIWTTNVTVSNPGTLDSAQSWEIYNQSIYNNLGFSTNSWDGFFAYVTNQNLTTSQSVNSGTNQVLNNYSGIMNVVFQNPMGDFTSGLLGGFVNSSYSNSAIGISNTIGSYNSYEWFNGVGTNLPSLFGTLQPSNSFYNQYAGIITDNSSNSVYSIPFGDRLPNNTVTLTALSNGNAAVGSWVVTLGAPITPLGVPPTPSDKTNIINNVSITTNGAFNVGNTTDDHLLEITNGGVLIITNAPGQTISARIGNTSTAPTNAAIVTGAGSIWSNAQTVIVGNNSQGNSLFISNGASFYANELRVGANFAATNNSVNMHGAGSQLILTNGAGSGTFNILRGTNTQNGGTMRTDILNVNGNQAFFNFNGGTAFVGVANISNGQNFQVGNGSSQALFRLAQNGQTNTFANGLTVNTNAVFSLGGFVTNQITLNGGTLKGQGTYVGDLAVSNGSTLSVGNSPGSFTNVGTLTWGGGGTNVWEINSFTGTQGTDPGWDFIRVEGLLDITALSGNPFLIDVTSLTLGNAGGLANGFSDSSDYSFKLVETTLGVNGFVANKFNLSTANFQNPFTGTWALGVTGNDLLLTYTATVIPEPSTYALLAFGALFTLAGILRIRRQKQLALARK from the coding sequence ATGAATAAACTACGAACTGTTATGGCGAGGCTTTTTGTCTTTATCTTCTCGAGTCTCATTTATTTTTCTTTTGCTCCATCTGCACATACCCAACCTACGAACTTGAACATGTATTTCGTGAATGATTCGGGTTATGAAGACCATCAGATTTCGTTTAGCTGGCTGCGGATGGGACCATTTGCCACTCAACCATCCCCCACAAACCAAATTTATTATGGGGCGAACAATTCTCAAGTCGTGAACTGGGGTAACGGCGGATCAAACATCTTGTCTGACATGATCAATTATACAAATCTCTATTCCACCGTGAATAACCAACAGTATGCTGCTTTCAGTGTGGTTCAGGCTACTTCAGCAAATCTTTATGTCACCTATGGGGGAGTATTTAATAATCTTGCCACTTCCCCCTCTGACGGGACAGCCGGCATAAACCTATTTCCCTATGCCCCGATCGAAATAGATTATCAAACTAATAATCCATATTCTGGAGGAGACCTCACAGCCATTAATGTATTTTCTATTGGCTTACAAATGCAAAATTATGCATTAGGAGTCACAAACTTTGCGGGAACCAATGCCCTTCAAACAGTCGGTTTTAATAAAACGGCCCAATATATTTTCACGAATCAAATAGCCCCTTTGACAGGTTACACTCCAGGTCAGACCAACAACTCATCGGTTTTCACAGATGCCAATAGTAATGTTGTTCGTGTCATTCCGGTTAATTCAATCGCAGGCAACTCACTGGGCAGCTGGCAGTCATTCTCAAATTATCTGACAGCCATTAATGCCAGTAATAACAACTCAGTTCTGGTCGGTACTAATGGGTTCTTTTTAAGTGCCGCAAACACCGGAACGAATTATAATTATTATTTAGCTTATAATATGACAGGGACAGTCAGCACCCTGAATGACATGATAGTTTCCGGCTCTTATACAGTACTAACCAATATATCAGATAGCTTTGGAGCAACAATCCAAACAGTAGCTACAAACTTCACGGGCCTCGCCCTAACGAATTTTGGTGCTGGCTCTCCCAATAAAAATTATTTTTCACCCATCCCAAATGGCCAGATTACAAATGACGCACAGATCCTAGCCAATGGAATTTGGACCACAAATGTAACAGTTTCAAACCCTGGGACACTTGATTCAGCCCAGTCTTGGGAGATTTATAACCAGAGCATCTATAATAACCTCGGGTTCAGTACAAATTCATGGGACGGATTTTTCGCCTATGTCACCAATCAAAATCTGACTACCAGCCAATCAGTTAATAGTGGGACAAACCAAGTATTAAATAATTATTCCGGAATCATGAATGTCGTCTTTCAAAATCCCATGGGTGACTTTACTTCTGGCCTCTTAGGCGGATTTGTGAACAGTTCTTATTCGAACTCTGCTATTGGCATCTCAAATACCATTGGTAGTTATAATTCCTACGAGTGGTTCAATGGTGTCGGAACAAATTTACCTTCCCTATTTGGAACTCTCCAACCATCAAACTCCTTCTATAATCAATACGCGGGGATCATCACGGATAATTCATCAAACTCAGTATATTCGATTCCTTTTGGTGACCGATTACCAAATAACACCGTCACACTAACAGCTTTGAGTAATGGTAATGCAGCCGTCGGCTCATGGGTCGTTACCCTTGGAGCCCCCATTACACCTCTAGGAGTCCCTCCCACTCCTAGTGATAAAACCAATATTATTAATAATGTTTCAATCACTACGAATGGCGCATTTAATGTAGGAAACACGACTGACGACCATCTGCTCGAAATCACGAATGGCGGCGTACTGATAATTACCAATGCCCCCGGACAAACAATCTCGGCACGTATCGGGAATACTAGCACAGCCCCGACAAATGCTGCCATTGTGACCGGGGCCGGATCGATCTGGTCTAATGCCCAGACAGTCATCGTCGGTAATAATAGCCAGGGCAATTCACTATTCATCAGTAATGGCGCGTCATTTTATGCTAATGAACTCCGTGTAGGAGCTAATTTTGCTGCAACCAACAACTCGGTCAACATGCACGGGGCGGGTTCACAGCTTATCCTGACCAACGGGGCAGGCTCCGGGACATTTAATATCCTGCGCGGGACCAATACCCAAAACGGCGGGACGATGCGTACGGATATCCTGAATGTCAATGGTAACCAAGCCTTCTTTAATTTTAATGGAGGAACCGCCTTTGTCGGCGTGGCCAATATCAGTAACGGCCAGAATTTCCAAGTCGGTAATGGCAGCAGCCAAGCCCTCTTCCGCCTCGCCCAGAATGGCCAGACCAATACCTTTGCCAACGGCCTGACGGTCAATACAAATGCAGTCTTTAGCCTCGGTGGTTTTGTCACTAATCAAATTACGTTGAATGGCGGCACACTCAAAGGCCAAGGCACCTACGTCGGTGATTTGGCCGTGAGTAACGGCTCCACCCTCTCAGTGGGTAATAGTCCGGGTTCCTTTACCAATGTCGGCACCTTGACTTGGGGTGGTGGTGGGACAAACGTTTGGGAAATTAACAGTTTCACAGGTACCCAAGGAACCGATCCGGGCTGGGATTTTATCCGAGTGGAGGGATTACTGGATATCACGGCACTTTCAGGCAACCCCTTCCTCATCGACGTCACTTCGTTGACGCTCGGCAATGCCGGTGGATTAGCCAATGGATTCAGTGATTCATCGGATTACAGTTTCAAGCTTGTCGAGACGACCTTAGGAGTCAACGGTTTTGTGGCAAATAAATTTAACTTAAGCACAGCCAATTTCCAGAATCCCTTTACCGGCACATGGGCACTAGGAGTGACTGGTAATGACCTGTTGCTGACTTATACAGCGACGGTGATACCGGAACCATCCACCTATGCACTCTTGGCCTTTGGGGCCCTATTCACCCTTGCTGGCATTCTGAGAATACGCCGCCAGAAGCAACTTGCTCTCGCTAGGAAGTAA
- a CDS encoding DUF2490 domain-containing protein, whose protein sequence is MIKKFLFILLVLTPLFELISADQTQVWTEQFIYHGINKNLSVGFWEQQRMSTIDPSFRLNEFTPNMIWKFNPYLDGMLGVRFIQSFKPHADYTASQMAMMALTPKYATGKWSFYSTQRLDCGVSGGDQKTLFREHNRATYQFTKVPIPMSVFAYDEWHWNFTQGYLAENRAAGGFAFQVDENVTVQLYGMWYDQWTKKGTVDAYPVSVVSVKMNF, encoded by the coding sequence ATGATAAAGAAATTTCTATTCATCCTATTAGTACTCACTCCTCTATTCGAATTAATATCCGCTGACCAAACTCAAGTGTGGACGGAGCAATTTATTTACCACGGGATTAATAAAAACTTGTCCGTAGGATTTTGGGAACAACAAAGGATGAGCACTATTGACCCGTCTTTCCGTCTGAATGAATTCACTCCTAATATGATTTGGAAATTCAACCCCTACTTGGACGGCATGCTCGGCGTGCGATTTATCCAGTCATTCAAACCACACGCTGATTATACCGCCAGCCAAATGGCCATGATGGCTCTGACGCCAAAATACGCTACGGGCAAATGGTCATTCTACAGCACGCAAAGGCTTGATTGTGGTGTTTCAGGCGGGGATCAAAAAACTCTTTTTCGTGAACATAACCGTGCCACGTATCAATTCACCAAAGTCCCTATTCCCATGTCAGTTTTTGCCTATGATGAATGGCATTGGAATTTTACCCAAGGATATCTCGCAGAAAACCGTGCAGCGGGTGGTTTCGCTTTTCAAGTCGATGAAAATGTAACAGTGCAGCTTTACGGCATGTGGTACGACCAATGGACTAAAAAGGGAACTGTGGATGCTTACCCCGTCAGCGTGGTTTCCGTAAAGATGAATTTCTAA
- a CDS encoding NlpC/P60 family protein, producing the protein MTKPISLPGFIFYGILYSLYSILLFPATAMPVHFDSPGGYQSPYSLQFVYQEDRRSKGWDKFPWASPDEWGRMNRAQWYNKKAYQNKSYVNLAYGVPSITFPRPDFITAMPADLRRERVLTAARNMIGMRYQHHHVPTFDPYTERPDWPWIKVSSGVKGGGLDCSNFISWVYNYALGIHLNGSVIRAAAQTVVPGAEGREFKVQTLQKQPGDTFESFVAQLKPADILYIKNKKGNISHCILWVGTLATDSNNKDKYFIIDSTGGEIVDSNGTHIPDGAEIRPFRKDSWYFNSLSHAHRLIK; encoded by the coding sequence ATGACTAAACCGATATCTCTGCCAGGATTCATCTTCTACGGGATTCTTTATTCCTTATATTCAATTCTTTTATTTCCAGCGACAGCCATGCCGGTTCATTTTGATTCCCCGGGCGGGTATCAATCTCCTTATTCCCTCCAGTTTGTTTATCAAGAGGACAGGCGGAGCAAAGGATGGGACAAATTCCCTTGGGCATCCCCTGATGAATGGGGGCGGATGAACAGGGCTCAATGGTATAATAAGAAAGCATACCAGAATAAAAGTTATGTGAATTTAGCTTATGGCGTACCTTCAATCACTTTTCCACGCCCTGATTTTATCACGGCCATGCCAGCAGATTTACGCAGGGAACGCGTTTTAACGGCAGCGCGCAATATGATCGGGATGCGTTACCAGCATCACCACGTCCCGACATTCGATCCTTACACCGAACGTCCTGACTGGCCGTGGATCAAGGTCTCCAGCGGTGTAAAGGGCGGGGGCTTGGATTGTAGTAACTTTATTTCATGGGTTTATAATTATGCGCTAGGCATCCATCTTAATGGGAGTGTCATCAGGGCAGCTGCCCAGACCGTTGTGCCAGGGGCAGAGGGGCGTGAATTCAAGGTTCAGACCTTGCAAAAACAGCCAGGGGATACTTTTGAGTCATTTGTCGCACAGCTCAAACCTGCGGATATCCTTTATATTAAGAATAAAAAGGGGAATATCTCTCATTGTATCCTCTGGGTGGGGACCCTCGCGACAGACTCGAATAATAAGGACAAATATTTCATCATTGATAGCACGGGTGGGGAAATTGTGGATTCTAATGGTACCCACATTCCCGACGGTGCTGAAATCAGGCCCTTCAGGAAAGATTCATGGTACTTTAATAGTTTGTCCCATGCCCACCGTCTGATCAAATAA
- the deoC gene encoding deoxyribose-phosphate aldolase, whose protein sequence is MTRKELAAYFDHTSLKPEATDGDVIRLCQEARENGFFAVCVNPVFVPLAYSLLKESPVKVCTVVGFPLGANRAQIKAAEALQAIKEGASEIDMVIHVGALRAGKMEDLKQDILAVQMACRAKALLKVIIETCLLNDEQKETVCKLAKEIEVDFVKTSTGFSMAGAVVDDVKLMRRTVGQKIGVKASGGIHDLSVALAMIEAGATRLGSSASVKILDELVES, encoded by the coding sequence ATGACACGAAAAGAACTTGCCGCATATTTCGATCATACATCCCTCAAGCCGGAAGCGACTGACGGAGATGTGATCAGACTTTGCCAAGAAGCCCGTGAAAACGGTTTTTTTGCCGTTTGTGTGAATCCTGTTTTTGTCCCATTAGCTTACTCGCTTTTGAAAGAGTCGCCCGTGAAAGTTTGTACAGTCGTAGGTTTTCCTTTAGGTGCAAACCGAGCGCAGATCAAGGCTGCAGAGGCCCTTCAGGCGATTAAAGAAGGAGCCTCCGAGATCGACATGGTTATTCATGTCGGGGCTTTGCGGGCGGGCAAGATGGAAGACCTTAAACAGGATATTCTGGCTGTTCAGATGGCTTGCCGGGCGAAAGCACTACTTAAAGTCATTATCGAGACTTGCCTGCTCAATGATGAGCAGAAAGAAACTGTCTGCAAACTGGCCAAGGAAATAGAAGTCGATTTTGTAAAAACATCTACGGGATTTTCCATGGCGGGTGCAGTCGTGGATGATGTGAAGCTGATGCGCAGGACCGTGGGCCAGAAAATCGGAGTAAAGGCCTCCGGGGGTATCCATGACCTGAGTGTTGCCTTAGCCATGATTGAAGCCGGGGCTACCCGTTTGGGTTCCAGTGCTTCCGTTAAAATACTTGATGAACTTGTCGAGTCGTAG
- a CDS encoding nucleoside 2-deoxyribosyltransferase has product MPKSTYTVYFAGELFNAKHLIGNAALAESIYSKSKGQFIPVLPQNLEVRETSSHAIRDTDIKALLASDLAIFNYDGVELDSGTVVEFMFAKFADIPSVIIRTDFRKSGDQDTDPWNLMSSFYPRTHVLTIDCVSLYRKGLKSKLPGDHAGSHGGLKSSRASQFMMGQIALDCVQSLKQVLKDKPVMPASDREAIYRWLAAAPNFRGGLDQHLQLMNDILRNKVRKHLL; this is encoded by the coding sequence ATGCCGAAATCTACCTATACTGTTTATTTTGCCGGTGAGCTTTTTAATGCCAAGCATCTCATCGGTAATGCAGCCTTGGCAGAGTCCATTTATTCAAAGTCAAAAGGGCAATTTATCCCTGTTTTACCCCAGAATCTTGAGGTGAGGGAGACGAGTTCCCATGCGATCAGGGATACGGATATCAAAGCCCTTTTGGCTAGTGACTTGGCAATATTTAATTATGACGGTGTGGAGCTGGATTCAGGGACCGTGGTGGAGTTTATGTTTGCGAAGTTTGCGGATATTCCTTCGGTAATCATACGGACCGATTTCCGGAAGTCCGGTGACCAGGATACTGACCCGTGGAATCTGATGAGTAGTTTTTATCCCCGCACCCATGTGCTGACTATTGATTGTGTCTCGCTTTACCGGAAGGGCTTAAAAAGCAAATTGCCCGGAGATCATGCCGGTTCCCATGGCGGGCTTAAGAGTTCAAGAGCGTCCCAATTTATGATGGGGCAAATCGCCCTGGATTGTGTTCAGTCACTCAAACAAGTCCTCAAGGATAAGCCCGTTATGCCAGCCTCTGACCGTGAAGCCATTTATCGCTGGTTAGCCGCCGCCCCAAATTTCCGGGGTGGATTAGATCAGCATCTCCAGCTCATGAATGATATTTTGAGAAACAAAGTGCGCAAACATCTGTTGTAA
- a CDS encoding NAD-dependent epimerase/dehydratase family protein, whose amino-acid sequence MWLSTIFITGATGFIGRHLVNNLLAENHNIRIYCRDGQKARRLFGKDIDYVQGDILDSASLVKAMQGCNQVIHLAGCYEFGHGAAARLYQTNVTGTQNMMSAAWTNGVEKMVHVSTAGFLGTGQKPINERAFPLSPSIFCPYKRSKWQSENIVLSWHRKGLPVCIASPTCPIGDGDETPTPTGRMILDFLKRDFPFSCRTGINLVDVDDLARGLVLTLKNGQPGERYILGHHNLWLSDFLKEISILTDIPAPKIHIPWGVIMAAGAACESWHLITRNTHSQRVCLETAILSRREQFFDMSKAAKNLGWTPSTPLKETLAKSIEWFNREIFLNQKRISHSYPVITSMDNKKPVISAITEMTGDKNK is encoded by the coding sequence ATGTGGTTATCGACAATCTTTATCACCGGTGCCACAGGCTTCATTGGACGCCATCTTGTTAATAATCTATTAGCTGAAAACCATAACATACGGATATATTGTCGCGATGGGCAAAAGGCCCGGAGATTATTTGGTAAAGACATTGATTATGTTCAAGGTGATATTTTGGACTCTGCCTCCTTGGTGAAAGCAATGCAGGGCTGCAATCAAGTCATCCACCTTGCCGGGTGTTACGAATTTGGTCACGGGGCGGCTGCCAGACTTTATCAGACAAATGTCACGGGAACCCAAAACATGATGTCGGCGGCTTGGACTAATGGTGTCGAAAAAATGGTCCATGTGAGTACGGCAGGTTTTCTAGGCACAGGTCAAAAACCGATCAATGAGCGGGCATTTCCTTTATCCCCTTCTATTTTTTGTCCCTATAAACGTTCCAAATGGCAGTCTGAGAATATCGTTTTATCATGGCACCGCAAAGGATTGCCCGTTTGTATCGCGAGCCCTACTTGTCCGATTGGTGATGGAGACGAGACTCCCACTCCCACAGGCCGGATGATTTTAGACTTTTTAAAAAGGGATTTTCCTTTTTCTTGCCGTACAGGCATAAACCTCGTCGATGTGGATGATTTGGCACGCGGATTGGTTCTCACCCTGAAAAACGGGCAACCCGGAGAAAGGTATATTCTGGGCCATCATAATTTATGGTTGTCAGATTTCCTGAAGGAAATATCCATCCTCACAGATATTCCCGCCCCAAAGATCCATATTCCATGGGGGGTGATTATGGCAGCTGGAGCCGCATGTGAATCTTGGCATTTGATCACACGTAATACCCATTCCCAACGTGTCTGCCTCGAGACAGCAATTCTTTCCCGGCGGGAACAATTTTTCGACATGTCAAAGGCGGCTAAAAACCTCGGATGGACCCCCTCGACACCATTAAAAGAAACACTTGCCAAGAGTATTGAATGGTTCAATCGGGAAATCTTTTTGAACCAGAAAAGAATCTCTCACTCTTATCCCGTTATTACGTCCATGGACAATAAAAAACCCGTCATATCTGCAATTACAGAAATGACGGGGGATAAAAATAAATGA
- a CDS encoding BsuPI-related putative proteinase inhibitor — MEENSASYFMKKAFILVVMGILVTPLGAVDVSPSRDLGSAREKNDAAGSGPGWFSGVFDGTSETRDKKMDKVKNINRKDFDVALVISTNSISSSGAASDSQYAVQPYFTIKNNTKLLRTFSFPNSQKYDFMLVNSGGTEVARWSEGRTFTDIIGSTLINPGESVRYTEVIQLFTKDGQKLPPGEYTLVSTMIGYPDFTESIKFNILP; from the coding sequence ATGGAAGAAAATAGCGCATCTTATTTTATGAAAAAAGCTTTTATTTTAGTCGTTATGGGTATTCTCGTCACTCCCCTCGGGGCAGTGGACGTATCTCCCAGCCGTGATTTGGGTAGTGCCCGCGAAAAAAACGATGCGGCTGGTTCTGGACCTGGATGGTTTTCAGGGGTTTTCGATGGTACCAGTGAAACACGTGACAAAAAGATGGATAAGGTCAAAAATATCAACCGCAAGGATTTTGATGTCGCCTTGGTAATTTCCACAAATAGCATCTCCTCCAGTGGAGCGGCTTCTGACAGCCAGTACGCGGTCCAACCATACTTCACAATCAAGAATAACACTAAACTTCTCAGAACCTTTTCTTTCCCTAATTCCCAAAAGTACGATTTTATGCTTGTGAATAGCGGCGGAACGGAAGTCGCCCGTTGGTCTGAGGGCAGGACATTCACTGATATCATCGGCTCGACTTTAATTAATCCCGGGGAATCAGTTCGTTACACGGAGGTCATCCAGTTATTCACTAAGGACGGCCAGAAACTACCCCCGGGTGAATATACACTTGTCAGCACAATGATCGGATATCCTGATTTTACTGAGAGTATAAAATTTAATATCCTGCCTTAA